From a region of the Methanolobus tindarius DSM 2278 genome:
- the kamA gene encoding lysine 2,3-aminomutase: MQSYKRRQQNIVDRIDSEEPLAKWNDWKWQLRHSVNDIDTFETLLDIKFEAEEREALLKTLEKFPLSITPYYLSLIEAEDFRNDPIFMQSFPSPQELIVACDEMADPLSEDHDSPVPGITHRYPDRVLFHISNVCSMYCRHCTRKRKVGDIDSIPEKDEVLQGIEYIANNPQVRDVLLSGGDPLMLSDEYLDWILTELRAIPHVEVIRIGSRMPVVLPYRVTDNLVEVLKKHHPVWLNTHFNHPREVTASSKQALRKLADAGVPLGNQTVLLAGVNDCYRILKKLFHKLVENRVRPYYLYQCDLSEGLTHFRTSVGKGIEIMENLIGHTSGFAIPSYVIDAPGGGGKIPVMPNYLISWSTNKVILRNYEGVITSYKEPDSYEAVYCDRKCDDCALQLKLDEAQEFRSVGIAKLLSDFDDALSLVPEDTERMERRNVE, encoded by the coding sequence ACTCTGAAGAACCTCTTGCAAAATGGAATGACTGGAAGTGGCAGTTAAGACATTCAGTAAATGATATTGATACATTTGAAACACTTCTTGATATCAAGTTTGAGGCTGAAGAAAGGGAGGCTTTACTAAAAACACTTGAAAAATTTCCACTATCCATTACACCATACTATCTTTCTCTCATAGAAGCAGAAGATTTCAGAAATGACCCAATTTTCATGCAATCATTCCCTTCACCGCAGGAACTTATTGTCGCCTGCGATGAAATGGCAGATCCTTTGAGTGAAGACCACGACAGTCCTGTGCCTGGAATAACACACAGGTATCCTGACAGGGTTCTTTTTCATATAAGCAATGTATGTTCCATGTATTGCAGGCACTGTACAAGAAAAAGAAAAGTAGGCGATATAGATTCCATTCCGGAAAAAGACGAAGTTCTTCAGGGAATAGAGTACATAGCAAATAATCCTCAGGTAAGAGACGTTCTTTTATCAGGTGGGGATCCTTTGATGCTTTCTGATGAGTATCTGGACTGGATTCTTACAGAATTACGTGCAATTCCTCATGTTGAGGTCATAAGAATAGGCAGCAGAATGCCGGTGGTTTTACCTTACCGTGTAACTGATAATCTTGTGGAAGTCCTGAAGAAACATCACCCAGTATGGCTAAATACCCATTTCAATCATCCACGTGAAGTTACAGCTTCTTCTAAGCAGGCACTCAGAAAGCTTGCAGACGCAGGTGTTCCATTAGGTAATCAGACTGTTCTGCTTGCAGGAGTAAACGATTGTTACAGGATACTGAAAAAACTCTTCCATAAGCTTGTGGAAAATCGTGTCCGTCCATATTACCTGTATCAGTGTGACCTGTCAGAAGGCCTGACTCACTTCAGGACATCTGTGGGTAAAGGTATCGAAATAATGGAAAATCTCATTGGCCATACAAGTGGCTTTGCCATTCCTTCCTATGTAATTGATGCTCCGGGAGGAGGAGGTAAAATTCCGGTAATGCCAAATTACCTGATTTCCTGGTCAACCAACAAAGTAATCCTCAGGAATTATGAGGGAGTCATTACCTCTTATAAAGAACCGGATTCATATGAGGCAGTTTATTGCGACAGAAAATGTGATGATTGTGCTTTGCAGCTCAAACTGGACGAAGCCCAGGAATTCAGATCTGTGGGAATTGCCAAACTGCTTTCTGACTTTGATGATGCATTGAGCCTTGTACCTGAAGACACTGAACGTATGGAGAGAAGGAATGTCGAGTGA